A section of the Apodemus sylvaticus chromosome 10, mApoSyl1.1, whole genome shotgun sequence genome encodes:
- the LOC127693487 gene encoding LOW QUALITY PROTEIN: T-cell-specific guanine nucleotide triphosphate-binding protein 2-like (The sequence of the model RefSeq protein was modified relative to this genomic sequence to represent the inferred CDS: inserted 1 base in 1 codon), producing MGQTSPYTLSPKENPYLASSIGTNLQNFKMETKILSRELKAFIESSLENGNLQETVSAISKALGDIEKAPLNIAVMGETGAGKSSLINALQRVGADEEGAAATGDIVTTTERTPYQYVKFPSLTLWDLPGIGSIAFQSHDYLKKIKFEEYDFLIFVSSGWLKRDDIQLIKAIVKMNRSFYFVRTHIDLDLRAIERTYSRRFKRENTLKQIQNFISSILTELTHQEPPVFLVSNFHVSDFDFPELESTLLSELPTYKRHMFMLTLPIVTDSTIDRKRDMLKQKISKESRMPRAWATIPFRGLTQNDMEILEQTLNECRSSFGLDEASLENIAEDLNMTLEELKANIKSPNLLSDEPDISLTDKILKYIRNPYFSKFSHLQNYFIDMVASDAKIILSKEEFLGKNVSSFNSNVSPYWEESXGNTFLFHFADVFQSDSDELCHIHFLHLLTSWGLSG from the exons ATGGGTCAGACTTCCCCTTATACTCTCTCTCCAAAGGAGAATCCCTATTTGGCCTCCAGCATTGGCACAAATCTTCAAAATTTCAAGATGGAAACCAAAATCCTGTCTCGGGAATTAAAGGCCTTCATTGAATCATCCCTAGAGAATGGAAACCTTCAAGAAACAGTTTCTGCAATCAGCAAAGCTCTGGGTGACATTGAGAAAGCCCCACTGAACATTGCAGTGATGGGAGAGACTGGGGCTGGAAAGTCCAGTCTCATCAATGCTCTACAGAGAGTGGGGGCTGATGAAGAAGGTGCAGCTGCTACTGGGGACATAGTTACAACCACTGAGAGAACACCATACCAATATGTAAAGTTTCCAAGTTTGACACTATGGGACCTGCCTGGCATTGGGTCTATTGCTTTCCAATCACATGATTATCTGAAGAAAATCAAATTTGAGGAGTATGACTTCTTAATTTTTGTCTCTTCTGGATGGCTGAAACGTGATGACATACAACTTATCAAGGCCATTGTGAAAATGAATAGgagtttctattttgttagaACCCATATAGATCTTGATCTAAGGGCTATAGAAAGGACATATTCTAGGAGATTCaagagagagaacacattaaAGCAGATTCAAAATTTCATTTCAAGTATACTTACAGAACTTACCCACCAGGAGCCTCCAGTCTTCTTGGTCTCTAACTTTCATGTGTCTGACTTTGACTTCCCAGAGCTGGAATCCACCCTTCTGAGTGAGCTCCCCACCTACAAACGCCACATGTTCATGCTCACTCTGCCAATTGTTACAGATTCCACCATAGACCGGAAGAGGGATATGCTGAAACAAAAGATCTCAAAGGAATCCAGAATGCCAAGAGCATGGGCTACCATACCATTCAGGGGATTGACCCAAAATGACATGGAGATCTTGGAACAGACTTTGAATGAATGTAGATCTTCCTTTGGCCTGGATGAGGCATCACTGGAAAACATTGCTGAGGATTTGAATATGACACTGGAGGAACTCAAAGCAAACATTAAGTCTCCAAATTTGCTCTCAGATGAACCTGATATATCCTTAACAGATAAAATATTGAAGTACATTAGAAATCCTTACTTTTCAAAGTTTTCCCACTTGCAAAATTACTTCATTGACATGGTTGCAAGTGATGCTAAAATTATCCTTAGCAAAGAAGAGTTTTTAGGAAAGAATGTGAGCTC ATTCAATTCTAATGTCTCTCCATACTGGGAGGAGT ATGGAAATacctttttatttcactttgcTGATGTGTTTCAAAGTGACTCTGATGAATTATGTCATATCCATTTTCTGCACCTGTTGACATCCTGGGGTCTCTCTGGTTGA